In the Azospirillum humicireducens genome, GACGCCCGCCGCTTCGGCCTGATGGACCTGACGGTGGCCGACGCGCTGGGCGACCACCCGATGCTGCGCAACCTGGGACCGGAGCCGCTCGGCAACGAATTCTCCGGACCCGAGCTTGCCCGTCGGCTGGCAGGCAAGATCACGCCGATCAAGGCCGCGCTGCTCGACCAGAGCATCGTCGCCGGCCTCGGCAACATCTATGTGTCGGAAGCGCTGTACCAGTCCGGCATCCTGCCTACACGCAGTTCGGCCAGCCTGTCCGCCGAGGAGGTCGACCGCCTCGCCGCCGCGGTGCGCGAGGTGCTGGAGCGCGCCATCGCCGCCGGCGGTTCCTCCTTGCGCGACTACCGGCAGGCGTCGGGCGAGCTCGGCTATTTCCAGCACCAGTTCGCCGTCTACGACCGCGAGGGGGAGGGCTGCCCCGATTGCGATTGCGACCGCGCCCGGACGGGGGGCGTTCAGCGGATTGTACAGTCCGGCCGCTCGACTTTCTTTTGTGCGGCGCGCCAACGGTGATATAGCTGGGGCATGACGGCTCTACCGGCCATGCTCCGGGCGGCGTCCGCCGCTTTCCTCCTTGCCGGCCCCGCGGTCGCGGGCCTGGGGAGCTTCCTTGTTCCCATTCCTCCGGCATTCGCCGCCCAGTTGGTCGCCGAATCCGGGCCGTTCGTCCCCGGCTTCACCGACGTTCCGGTGATGCCCGGACTGGCGACCGCCGAATCGGAACC is a window encoding:
- the mutM gene encoding bifunctional DNA-formamidopyrimidine glycosylase/DNA-(apurinic or apyrimidinic site) lyase; this translates as MPELPEVETVCRGLAPHLEGRRLVRVEQRRPNLRTPFPPRFCERLTGRRVESVRRRAKYILMHLDDGGVLIAHLGMSGRMIIAPERPASFDKHDHVVFETDMGTVVTFNDARRFGLMDLTVADALGDHPMLRNLGPEPLGNEFSGPELARRLAGKITPIKAALLDQSIVAGLGNIYVSEALYQSGILPTRSSASLSAEEVDRLAAAVREVLERAIAAGGSSLRDYRQASGELGYFQHQFAVYDREGEGCPDCDCDRARTGGVQRIVQSGRSTFFCAARQR